In the genome of Rhizobium etli 8C-3, one region contains:
- a CDS encoding DUF475 domain-containing protein, whose product MKQPISHKSTLGYFRWAFVITAVGLMLGALLGWQSTGTISGMATIFFICTVLAVLEISLSFDNAIVNANKLKEMTPAWQHRFLTWGIIIAVFGMRIVFPLAIVAIAARIGPIDAIILAARQPAEYARIMNEAHLPIAAFGGTFLLMVGLSYFFDPEKDVHWIVSVEKLMSRGATVKGIEIAFVLALILTFASLIEGQESTTFVYSAIYGLLTFLVVEVIGALLDASQKAMAEAARGGLGAFIYLEVLDASFSFDGVIGAFALTQNLFIIAIGLGIGAMYVRSMTIMLVENGTLTHYRYLEHGAFYAILILAIIMYVQTLFHIPEVVTGLGGAALIGVSLWSSIRHNKRKEARAKAQAKAQAEVHSPARERLEA is encoded by the coding sequence ATGAAGCAACCCATCAGCCATAAATCCACGCTCGGCTATTTCCGCTGGGCCTTCGTCATAACGGCCGTCGGACTGATGCTCGGCGCTTTGCTGGGCTGGCAGTCCACCGGCACGATCAGCGGCATGGCGACCATCTTCTTCATCTGCACGGTTCTGGCCGTGCTGGAGATTTCCCTGTCCTTCGACAACGCGATCGTAAACGCCAACAAGCTCAAGGAAATGACGCCTGCCTGGCAGCACCGGTTCCTCACTTGGGGCATTATCATTGCCGTCTTCGGCATGCGCATCGTCTTCCCGCTGGCAATCGTGGCGATTGCCGCAAGGATCGGCCCGATCGATGCCATCATCCTCGCCGCACGGCAACCGGCCGAATATGCGCGCATCATGAACGAAGCCCATCTGCCAATCGCAGCCTTCGGCGGGACCTTTCTTCTGATGGTCGGCCTTTCTTACTTCTTCGACCCTGAGAAGGATGTCCATTGGATCGTCTCCGTTGAAAAACTGATGTCGCGGGGTGCGACGGTCAAAGGCATCGAGATCGCCTTCGTCCTCGCATTGATCCTCACTTTTGCATCACTGATTGAAGGCCAGGAATCGACGACCTTCGTCTACAGCGCGATCTACGGTCTGCTCACATTTCTGGTGGTCGAAGTGATCGGCGCACTGCTGGACGCCTCGCAAAAGGCCATGGCAGAAGCGGCACGCGGTGGCCTCGGCGCATTCATCTATCTTGAGGTTCTGGATGCAAGCTTCTCGTTCGACGGCGTCATTGGCGCGTTTGCGCTGACGCAGAACCTTTTCATTATCGCCATCGGTCTGGGCATCGGCGCGATGTATGTACGCTCGATGACGATCATGCTCGTCGAAAACGGGACGCTGACGCATTACCGCTACCTCGAGCACGGCGCGTTTTATGCAATCCTGATCCTTGCGATCATCATGTACGTCCAGACCCTCTTCCACATTCCGGAAGTCGTCACCGGTCTCGGCGGTGCAGCGCTTATCGGTGTCTCGCTGTGGTCCTCGATCCGTCATAACAAGCGCAAGGAAGCCCGCGCGAAGGCGCAAGCAAAGGCACAGGCCGAAGTCCATTCACCTGCCCGCGAGCGGCTGGAGGCCTGA
- a CDS encoding MgtC/SapB family protein translates to MEMVFSDMFPESRIQYPVIFARLIGAIILGGIIGFEREAQNHAAGLRTHILVSLAAALFGIISIESVHMPGFADDQQVRIDPLRVIEAVTAGVAFLAAGMIVFSRGRVMGLTTGAGMWLSGAIGLAMGFGYWPVAFFATAAAVCVLFALGKMEERLERDPAKHLPPKDGAKP, encoded by the coding sequence ATGGAAATGGTCTTTTCCGACATGTTCCCTGAATCCCGTATTCAATACCCGGTGATTTTTGCCCGGCTCATCGGCGCAATTATACTGGGCGGCATCATCGGCTTCGAACGCGAGGCGCAAAACCATGCGGCCGGTCTGCGGACCCATATTCTGGTGAGTCTGGCTGCAGCTCTTTTCGGCATCATTTCCATCGAGTCCGTGCATATGCCGGGCTTTGCCGACGATCAGCAGGTCCGCATCGACCCGTTGCGCGTCATCGAGGCCGTGACGGCGGGTGTCGCGTTTCTCGCCGCAGGCATGATCGTCTTTTCCAGAGGCAGGGTGATGGGTCTGACGACGGGAGCAGGCATGTGGCTGTCAGGTGCGATCGGCCTTGCCATGGGGTTCGGCTACTGGCCGGTCGCCTTCTTCGCGACGGCGGCAGCAGTCTGCGTCCTCTTTGCTCTTGGAAAAATGGAGGAGCGCCTGGAGCGAGATCCCGCAAAGCACCTGCCGCCGAAAGACGGTGCCAAACCATAA
- a CDS encoding CrpP-related protein produces the protein MNIEELLDMQERGIRDRILGYSLSDNPMSRPELMPIRDASELEVWYARYDAWRFGWSVEDASRLH, from the coding sequence ATGAATATCGAAGAACTGCTCGACATGCAGGAGCGCGGAATACGCGACCGGATCCTCGGCTATTCCTTAAGCGACAATCCGATGTCGCGACCGGAACTGATGCCGATCCGCGATGCTTCGGAGCTTGAAGTCTGGTACGCCCGCTACGATGCATGGCGCTTCGGTTGGTCCGTCGAAGACGCCAGCCGGCTCCACTGA